Proteins encoded within one genomic window of Flavobacterium oreochromis:
- a CDS encoding OmpH family outer membrane protein, translated as MQSPTIQKNHKEQLLKTFIPLKEEFENFNQSFGQTESAKIWKRIDSYIKEYSKEKGYKMVLGSFNGDRTVLYSDESINITPELITYINKRYEGKK; from the coding sequence ATACAATCTCCAACTATTCAAAAAAATCATAAAGAACAACTTTTAAAGACTTTTATACCACTAAAAGAGGAGTTTGAAAATTTCAACCAAAGTTTTGGTCAAACAGAATCCGCTAAGATTTGGAAAAGAATAGACTCTTATATTAAGGAATATTCGAAAGAAAAAGGATATAAAATGGTTTTAGGTTCTTTTAATGGTGACCGAACAGTCCTTTATAGTGATGAATCTATAAATATAACACCTGAGTTAATAACTTATATAAATAAAAGATATGAAGGTAAAAAATAA